A window of Elephas maximus indicus isolate mEleMax1 chromosome X, mEleMax1 primary haplotype, whole genome shotgun sequence genomic DNA:
TTAAACCTCAATGAAGCTCTTAATAAAAAGCATGTGACAGATCTCTACaataaaaaattaggaaaataatgaCGAGGAAAAGGAAAGTTGCAGAATACCACTCTCCCATTtttgcaaaagaataaatgtgtacatatgtgtataagaaaatatgcaaagaaaaaatCGGGACACTATATACCAAAATATTACACGATTCAAAAATATGCTGTATAAGTACATTTATTGACATGGAAAGATTTTCACAATATACTGCTAGGGAAAAAGCATGTTACAAACAGTACTGAGAGCATGATTTCATTTAACTGTGTAAAAGTCTTAAAGTGTATAACCCGATACTTTCACACACAGAATCTTTCTCTTTAGCTCAGACCATGGGTTGTACTTCCTGCCATAAGACTTACAGAACTCAGCCACAGGCCAAACTCCTGGGAATACTTTCTGGACCATACAGACTTCCAGAAATCACCATCTTATGGGTTGCGACAGCTGCCGTTCTGGGTCGACTGTTGGGCCAAATCCATCTATTCATCCCAGACTTTTCTCCTGACCTCCAGCCAGGTGGAGCCAAAAGCCTAACTGACATGGCCAGATTGGAGAAATTTAAATGTTAAGAATTGCAAGCCCGGCAGGGACATCATCCACAGCAGAATTGAGCCATTAAAACCAAATAGTCCCTGAGCCTTGAAGACCACCATGGGAAAAAGTGAAGGGGGACTGTAAGGCAGTGTGGTGAGAGTGGGTTTCGGTATCAGACAAACATGATTACCATACAAAACAGCTATGCCACTTGCCAGCTATGGGAATGTAGGAAAAAATTAAATCCCTCAGATTCTCATTGGAGACTACCCAGATTAATGACTTAGAATAAAAAGAAACACTAGTAGCCTATCCAACAGGATCATcgggagaaagagacagaaaaaaaaaaaaacctgtaaaatgTGGTGCCGACAGTGTCTGACATAGAGTAGGCACTCGGAGAACGTTTCCCCTGTaaacctccttcctttctttctgtaaGAGATGACACTGACATAAACCAAATAGCCTGACAATATGAGAACTCCAAATGTGGTACcgagataaaaaattaaataaactaacATGACATTTTGACTGAGACTCAGGTCCGTTTACGTGTTGTAGAATGAGTTGTGTGATGCAggtggaatagggaaaatagttATTCCTTTTACATTAAACAGTCTACACTGTAGCAATCCCTGCTTCCTTTAAGGATCAAGAGGGCACGTTTGGCTACGAGCATATATACGCTGTCGGTACTGGCGCTCatatttctgtgtgtatatgCCTTATTTCTGCAACTAGACTATAAActcaagggtttttttttcttttgttgtgctttgcttttcattttttgcCACGTGAAGCCACAAATGGATCTATGTGGATACTAATGAACAAGCTGGCTTACTTCCAATGTCGGTTCACCATCTCCTTACGGAAAATGCTACACATCTCCCAAACTAGACAGGATGAAGATCAACAGGTATTTTCGGCTCAAGGGGTAATATTCATTTGATATCCAAATATGATCTAGCTCAAACCCAGAGGCTGTCACAAGTAACATCACGTTAAAGATGCAATTTATAACGTGCACATGGTGATAAGCACAGCATTATGCAAGGCTCTTTGGGAACATACAGCCTATTAAAGTTTGGAGATTGTTCcaagttttctcttttatttctggcTCATTTTACAATTTTTCAATAATCGTTTTAGCTTCACGGAACACGGCCTTGAGTTCATTATAACTCACGGGATTAACAACTACAATCGATCCCCTTCTGATATGCTCCTTTATGTTAACAAATATGGCCACGGCAGTAACAAGATTGGCTTTTGCCTCTTTCTGGTGAAAGATGAGTTTTAATGCTGACAATACCTCAATGTTCATCATGTCTCTTGCTGCAATGGGATTTTCAGACATATTCAAAAGTACTTTCAAAACCAGATTTCTGGTTTTATGATTTCCCAGGGATAGCATACGGGAAAGCTCTGGAAGGTAAGCGGCAACAATGAAGTGATGGTCACGGTCAGCACTCAGCTGCCCTAATTCCTTTAATCCAGATCGCTGACCAGGTGAGTTCAAGGGAAAAGACACGGTTTCCTTACACATATGCACAACATGTATTATATTCCTGCGTTGTCTTTCCTCCACAGAAATGGGATTCAGAGTAATTTCAGTCTTTCTTGTCACGTTTGGCAATCGAAAATGGAGCAAGCTTTCAATAACAGTCAGCACACCCATCTCATTAATGAGCTCTTGGGCAAGGGGATGAACCTTGATGACACCCATTGCAATTTGAGCTATTTTATGAATGACAGGATCAGCATTTGACTTAAGTAAGCTAACAAGTTTTTCAAAGTCCTCAGAATTCAGGCGGCATTCCATTTTGCAAGGGCAAGGAAATGGCCTAATCCCATTCAGCTCCCTGATCCTGATCTGCCCTCTGATCTTCTCTATGGCCTGAGTGCAAGTCTCAGAATCAAATGGGTACGCGTCTATAGACTGTAGGCATATGGAAGTGCCCTCATGAAGACCGGCTTCTCCCGCAGGCAGGGAACCCGTGTTTTTCTCACCTGAGGACTGGGCAGTACATGAAAGAGGCCTTGTCCTCGACGGGACCTGGTATCCAGATGCCAACGATGCCGGAATTTCAGCAGGGCCATTGGGCCAGATAGTTACCTCAGACCAGTCCTTGGGCCTATTTCTTTCATCAATTTCACACGTCACCCGGGGCCTAACTGTCCTGTACAAGGGTCTAGGATTAGGGTCAAAACTAATTTTATCTCCATCCCAGAACCACTTCCAAATAATGactttcctctcctcctcctcctcctcttcgtaGTCCTCCCACTCCTCCTCttcgtcctcctcctcctcctcttcgtcctcctcctcctcctccgcccCTGGCCTAGGCTTCCAGCTGGCCCCAGTAGCAGCCTCTATTCCCAACTCCCCAGTATTGATTGAGGCACCAATATCAGTTTCACCTTCGTCCTTAGCGTTCGTCTGATCACCACCAGCCTCTTCCCTGTTCCAGAACCAGGAACCGATACTGGCCTCTTCCCCAGCCCAGAACCAGGCATCAGTATCAGTCTCATCTTTGTGTCTGGCCTCAGATGCAGCACTCTCCTCAGCCACACAAGAAAAACCAGATACCACAGCGGCCTCAACCTCAGCCCTCGGACCAAAGTCTGTATTCATCTCCTCCCCTGACCTGGCCCAGGATCTAGGCATGGCCTTAGCCACGCCTTTGACCAGAGCCGTAGGCTCTGACAGGGCTCTTGCCTTCATCTCAGTTACAACCTTAGCCTCAGACACTCCCTTCCGCTCTGCTACTGCATCTGTCTCAAACCCTGCCTTGGCCTTGTCTATTCCAGTAGCCTCCCTCTCTGCTTCAGCCTTTACACCAGTCCCCTTCCTAGTTTTAGCATGGGTTCCACTCTTATTCTCAGGCATGCCTGAAGTCTTGTTATGTAGCCCTATTCAATATCGGCCTTAGAACTCAAGGTGTCTCAGGTCAGTGCCTTAACACTCTTTCACTGGGTCAGGCTATAGCCTTGGAAGGAACAGTCAGAGTCAATTGCTGGCTCAACAGTCACAGAGTCCGTGACACACAGCCTCTGTTAATGATACAGACAGAGGGCAGAGGCACACTCAGGCTGGAGGAAGATGACGGCTCCTGGGTGCAGACCTGCTGAGAGGGATGGTCTTCTGCCACTCCAAGGCCACCACAGCCAGCACTGCAGATGGACCTGAGTTGGAAGAATGAAACGGGTCTCTGAGTCTCTTCCCACTGTACTGCTCTATGCACAAAGTCACATAGAGAGACGTGAAAGAAAGAGCAGAGACTGACTGTGTGGTACAAGTCGATCAGTAGAAAAGCTGCGTCCTCATTTTATCCCTTCCACTCTCTCACTACTCCCAAACAATACCCTGCCCAGGCCCTACACACTCTTTTCTCTGCATCAAACAGGAGCATGGACTGTGGGAAAGCTTGCTGAGATGAGAGCAAGAGAGGCTAAGGAGCACCCAGCCCTTCTGACCCCATGCTGGTGTACACCACTCCCCTACAGGTCTACCCAGGCAGGCCTCATTCTCACGCCAACCTGCACTGATCCGGTGCGATTCTCCcctccttccttgcttccaaagttCACAAGCTCTACAGCAGATCCACAGGCAGATCTATGGGCAAAGACACACAAGGGTGGTCTCTCAATCCAAAGAACATCTGCCTTTCCAAATCTACAGCACTGGTTATGCAACATAGCTGACGTCCTTGGACCCTCTTGGCATCACTTCCTTCCCCATTTCCCACCCTAGTATCTACCAATTACTCCGTAGACATGATCCTGGCTCACCAGCCCCCATTTCCTGTACACAAATGGGCGAGGGCAGAGGTGTCTGGAAAGCTGGAAGTCAATGGTCCAAGATGTGATCTGGTCTCACCCGACTGCCAACAGGCAATCCCCACACCCAGTCTACGGGGGTACTCATGTTCATACCCACCTTGGATCCAAGTTAATACTCTGTCTTCTTTCTTAAGTTCCAAGAGAACGGCTCCCTTCAGACATCTATAGGAAAGGGACAGAGGTATGGATTGACAGAAAGACAGGGCACAAAAAAGAAGAGATGGGGGACTAGCAGATGGCCCAACACCCATGACAAGGGTTATAACACTAGCTTTTATATGTTCAAGGCCATGTTAAATGCCTACCACCTGTCTGGGTCTCCTCCAGTGATTCCCCAGCCATCTCCCCGCCAGACACACAGCCTGTCTGAATACCCCTCCCCCCAACTCTGAAGTCAGCCATTTCCCAGGAGAGGGCACACCTCTTTCCTTGAGAAAAACATGAGGTGTAGGAGTGGGTAGTAGAGCACGGGCAACTATATTTAGAAAGCATGCAGAGAAGATAGTGGGAACTATTATATCAATAATAGCATTATGTGCCCCCTCACCTTCCCCATGTGCTTCATACCTAGATCCTACCTCACTTACCTATGTAAGGCTGCCCACACAGTGGGGGTCCTCAGGAGATGTCCACCTCCCTACCAAAGGAGAGTCCTCCTCCTGGAGAATCAATACATAAAAAGCACTTGGCACATTataaattttagccattttatgtATTCTTATTGGCCATTAGTATTCTTACAGCCATGAAAAAATATGATACGGGCTGATGTTTATTCAACATCAGTGAAATTTGAGGTATTTtaaagggtagctatgagttggaatcgactcgatggcaatggtttttttttgttgttgttgttgactgagACAAGAAGTTTACAAAACTGAAGATAACATCTTATTTTttgtacataaaaatataaatacatgcacacatgtataaatatataaatatctgCATAAGAAAGCTTTTGGAAGAATATGATCTTGAAGAAAATATTACCGGTGCTTATTTGTGGGTGGTATGTGTGGTGTGGTGAATTATAGCCATGTGCCACATAGTGTCAGTTCGGGCAATGTCCAGCTGCATATAGGTCCATGGTCCCATAAAATTATATAGCACCGGGAGGAGGAGCCTGTGGCCCTTCCTGGATTGGAAGGCTATTGGAGTCAGCGAGTGGATCTGCTGCTACGCTCACGTGAGTTGGCCAATGGGGTCCATGAAATGGGTAGATATGGGGGTGCTGCAGCAATACAGAGATGGGCTGAATCTAGACACATCCCTCTTGCACCCTCTGAGGCACAAAATGCCAATAAGGACTGTTCTGTCTGCCAGCATGAAAGACAGAGGTTGCAGATACCTATGGGGCAGATTTCCTGGGGGGAAGGCCCTGCACATagctggcaagttgattatattggaccaaTGACACTGGTGGCACCAGGTGGCTACAAATGGGTTCTCACAGGAATAGATAGATACTTACTCTGGACTGGGTTTTGCATATCCTGTGACAGATGCAAATGCCAAAAACACCATTAAGGGATTGGAACAAAAGATACTGTTCCAAGAAACACACTTTACAGCCCACAGGGTATAGCAACGGGCCAAGAAACATCATAGTAAATGGACATACCATGTTGCACACCACTCTCAGAGTAATGGTTTGATAGAGAATTGGAATGGCCAACTCAAACATTTGTTATCTAAAACAgagggagataaaggcatgaagggcTGGCTCACATGCTTTCATGAGTATGTGCTCACAGTTAACATGTGGAGGGCAAAGGGAGGATCACCACTGGACAGATTGCTACGCTTCTCTGGGGGATCTGGGGAAGAGGGATTGGGGGAGGACGCTGGTGCCACTGTAGAGTTTTTCCCCATGTCACCTAAAATTACTTATTTCCTGCTGGTTGCTACAGCCCCAGGACCAGGGATGCAGCTGCAGGCGCTGGAAGCAGGGGTGATCCCTAAGCAAGAGACTGTAACTATACCCCTGAACTTGTATGCCAGAATTCTCAAGGGCCTGATGGGATGGATTGTACCTTCCCCCATCTGGCAAAATTGGGGTTGACAGTGAATACTGCTGTATTGCCTAGTGGCTGAGATAGCCCACTAGTGTTATACCCAGGTAACCCCACCCAACATGAATGGGAGTGGATTGAGGGGGAGGCACTTGCTAGACTGGTGTTGCTATAAGCAATATGGACTAGCACAGCAGCTAAACCTGATGTTCTTTCCCAAGGTGAAAAAGTTtgggtaaaaataaatgacaaatggaaggaaggagaaataataaCTGAAGGTAAAGGAAGGAATAAACGGGTAATGCAGTAGGGGAAATCTAACATTATACTGATACCTCAAGAGAGACTCAGAGCAAGGGCATAATCTCTCAGgtaaattttatcagaggccagaaagggtTAATCTGAGacgacttttggagaacctgaccagagcAAATGGATACCTAgggcagacctgaatggctggtacctgcgTAACCTCACCCTGAGTACTctttgccctactgaaggactGATTGTTAATGACTATTTGGGACTGGCAAAATGATTgggagagtgtcatggattgaattgtgtccccccagaataacTGTCAACTTGGAaaggtcataattcccagtattgtatgattgtctaccattttgtcatccgatgtgattttcctatgtgttgtaaaccttaTCACTATGATCTCAATGGGAtgtattagcagcagttatattgatgagatctacaagactagatagagtcttaagtcaatgtcttttgagatataaaagagggaactgagcagagagacatggggacctcataccaccaagaaagcagtgccaggagcagagcgtgtcctttggacctgaggttcctgcgggGAGAAGCTCCTAGGACAACGGAAGATTAAGgacacggaccttcctccagagccaacagagaaagccttcccctggagctgatgcccagaatttggacttgtagcctactacatcgtgagagaataaatttctctttgtgaaagccatccacttgtggtatttctgttacaggagcactagatgattaagacagaaaaaaaaaaaaagaaggggaagtTAATTCTTCAAGTATGAAAGGGCCAGTGGCTGGAAGAGCCGGGGGTGGCctgcggtgcagtgaattacttattatggcccttctagccataatcCTTGTGACTCCCACAGAAGGATTTGGtggtactatgcaaataaggtgcttatggcCCCTCAAGGGGATTGGACTGCTTGCTgcttatgcaaataaggtgcgtggagcacttgtgggggtgggaccctGCAAATAAGATATATGAAACTCTAACAAGGAGATTAGCTatctttgccatcctgctaggcttaaaaggaggcacgagacagagagagagagaggaggagctgGAGCACAGAAAACAGCAAGATGGCTGCACAGCAGTAGCAACAGCGATAGCAGCATGAAACtgcaggaaccaggagactggcgccAGACAGCTGAGGTGGGGCTTCCTGACCCTCGGGGCTgagagttgtaacacttgcccgagaagGCCCTGAACAGGGCCCAACAGCAGAGGGCAAGAAGAAGCTATCCCAatcaagaactgtatcctgagttgctcctgattctgagttgtaccctgttacttacctaataaaccacttaactctatgtatggtttgtgagttctgtaagATGTTGCAGTAACTTACAGAACCCAGAGACCAGAGGAAGAGTACTGAAGGGAGGAGGAGTAGATAATGTTAGACATGATGGGGTGGTAAAGTACTTTAGAAAAGTTGCACATTTGGGTTATCTTTAAATCTGCCTCAGAGGAATCAGTTTGTGttaatccttataaaagaaattatttagtATATTTTGGGGgagttattttatttccttttctatgttatcTGTTCTTACATCTGTTATAAACATCTATTGGTCTTGTAATTACATGGAATAAAAATATGGCAGGGAAACCTACGTGTTCTCATCCCCACCCACAGGAAAGCAACTCAGCTTTAGAATGAGGAACATCCCCAAGGTACAGGAAGGGAGACAAGATGTCGGGGGAGACCCTTTGACAGTATAACAAGGCCCATTTTCTCCATCTTCTAAGCCACACTGATTATTATCAAGATTTTAAATTTACGCCTAGTAaactgacaaaaaacaaacaaacaaagatggtagctgtcttaggctgggttctctagagaagtaaaagcagtaaagtgtataaatatatatctttatatCAGAGAACGGCTCATGAAATTATAGAAGCTGGAAcgtccctggtggcgtagtggttaagtgctacagctgctaacctaaagggttggcagttcgaattcaccagttgctccttgaaaactctatggggcagttctactctgtcctatagggtctccatgagtccgaattgactcgacggcactgggtttgttttggtttggtggaaCTTCCCAATGCATGGGTCAggagagaggcttctcctgattcacatagctgcaggggttggtgaacccaagattggcaggtcagacagcagggctattgctcacaggctgcaaagatgggtgaatcccaagatcagcagggaagacagcaggtaagctgctagctcaagtcccaagaagtggaggtcagatgaatgggagccaggtgcaggatccagagtaagcaaaagcccatgaaccttgccaggaagtccacttatatattcaatgcaggccacacccccaaggaaactccctttcaactgatagcctactcacagcagatcccatcatggaggtgatcatattatatcaaatctcatcctggaagtgatcacatcatcataggactgccaagctacatcataactgccaaaccactgaggatcatggcccagccaaggtgacacataaccttaatgatcacagtaccTCAATTTCTGTTATTGTGCTTTGCCCTGCTTAACAGTAAGCTCTTACAAGAGGAGGTAGCGTATACTGTGTAGCTGTATGGACTCGGGAGCCACACAGCCTTGTTCAAGTTTTGTCCTTGCAAAttgctttctgtgcctcagttccactATGATTAAAGTTGGTTACAAAGCACCTCCTCacaggctgttgtgaggattgaatgagtaAGTATAGCTTTGGCATATACAACAGTGTTGggcacagaggaagtcagcaataAATACTAACCATTTTCAACATTATTTCTATTCTAAAATTGACCGTTAGTGTTTCTACTGCCACTTTTATTATTATGTGGATTTATCTTGATAGACATGGATTGACTTTTATAATATGATGTTTGTTGGAAAAATGCAGTTCAGAAAATTGTAAGTAATATCATCTCATTGCTGTCCTTAAGTATACAAGTGACATTTACATaataaaatttctgaaaacaATATCTATA
This region includes:
- the LOC126069623 gene encoding protein BHLHb9-like isoform X2 produces the protein MPENKSGTHAKTRKGTGVKAEAEREATGIDKAKAGFETDAVAERKGVSEAKVVTEMKARALSEPTALVKGVAKAMPRSWARSGEEMNTDFGPRAEVEAAVVSGFSCVAEESAASEARHKDETDTDAWFWAGEEASIGSWFWNREEAGGDQTNAKDEGETDIGASINTGELGIEAATGASWKPRPGAEEEEEDEEEEEEDEEEEWEDYEEEEEEERKVIIWKWFWDGDKISFDPNPRPLYRTVRPRVTCEIDERNRPKDWSEVTIWPNGPAEIPASLASGYQVPSRTRPLSCTAQSSGEKNTGSLPAGEAGLHEGTSICLQSIDAYPFDSETCTQAIEKIRGQIRIRELNGIRPFPCPCKMECRLNSEDFEKLVSLLKSNADPVIHKIAQIAMGVIKVHPLAQELINEMGVLTVIESLLHFRLPNVTRKTEITLNPISVEERQRRNIIHVVHMCKETVSFPLNSPGQRSGLKELGQLSADRDHHFIVAAYLPELSRMLSLGNHKTRNLVLKVLLNMSENPIAARDMMNIEVLSALKLIFHQKEAKANLVTAVAIFVNIKEHIRRGSIVVVNPVSYNELKAVFREAKTIIEKL
- the LOC126069623 gene encoding protein BHLHb9-like isoform X3 gives rise to the protein MPENKSGTHAKTRKGTGVKAEAEREATGIDKAKAGFETDAVAERKGVSEAKVVTEMKARALSEPTALVKGVAKAMPRSWARSGEEMNTDFGPRAEVEAAVVSGFSCVAEESAASEARHKDETDTDAWFWAGEEASIGSWFWNREEAGGDQTNAKDEGETDIGASINTGELGIEAATGASWKPRPGAEEEEEDEEEEEEDEEEEWEDYEEEEEEERKVIIWKWFWDGDKISFDPNPRPLYRTVRPRVTCEIDERNRPKDWSEVTIWPNGPAEIPASLASGYQVPSRTRPLSCTAQSSAEKNTGSLPAAEAGLHEGTSICLQSIDAYPFDSETCTQAIEKIRGQIRIRELNGIRPFPCPCKMECRLNSEDFEKLVSLLKSNADPVIHKIAQIAMGIIKVHPLAQQLINEMGVLTVIESLLHFQFPNMTRKTEITLNPISVEQRQRRSILHVVHMCKETVSFPLNSPGQRSGLKELGQLSADRDHHFIVAAYLPELSRMLSLGNHKTRNLVLKVLLNMSENPIAARDMMNIEVLSALKLIFHQKEAKANLVTAVAIFVNIKKHIRRGSIVVVNPVSYNELKAVFREVKTIIEKS